Proteins from one Candidatus Eisenbacteria bacterium genomic window:
- a CDS encoding peptidoglycan-associated lipoprotein: MRPTREAPSAGAEQPETRQPVTAPERVEAVSFEEVYFDFDTYVLRPDALATLSRHARTLSERTDLTLLVEGHCDERGSVEYNLALGEKRARAVVEYLTGYGVAAGRLAVVNYEEERPVDRGHSESAWARNRRAAFAITGQR, translated from the coding sequence GTGAGGCCCACAAGGGAAGCCCCATCGGCCGGGGCCGAACAGCCCGAAACACGCCAACCGGTCACGGCTCCCGAGCGCGTGGAGGCCGTCTCCTTTGAGGAGGTCTACTTCGATTTCGACACGTACGTGTTGCGACCGGATGCTCTGGCGACTCTCTCTCGGCATGCCAGGACTCTGTCGGAGCGGACGGATCTGACCCTCCTCGTGGAGGGGCACTGCGACGAGCGCGGCAGCGTCGAGTACAACCTGGCTCTGGGCGAGAAACGGGCGCGCGCCGTTGTCGAATACCTGACGGGCTACGGTGTGGCAGCCGGTCGCCTCGCGGTGGTAAACTACGAGGAGGAGAGACCAGTGGACCGAGGGCACAGCGAGTCGGCATGGGCTCGCAACCGGAGGGCTGCGTTTGCGATCACTGGGCAGCGCTGA
- a CDS encoding class I SAM-dependent methyltransferase, protein MKWDYYRFLSRLGPVALSQGMPYARCVEYPEVVRRLRLASDDRVLDIGSRYSPFPALLAMRHGCSVTAVDPEPNFEKKQMAMMRKVPHALKLAHEGKLSFHTRDAGELPFPDGHFTKIAAISVLEHIVDEGPVMRELARLLAKNGLLAISVPYDPYRDEPKYYRRKVYVTGQHESEEFYQRYYNDDNLRSRLVEPSGLRLLSTDYFGEPGFNAHNLLYGNQRIPWYVRRVLFQPLAPFLAPLLIRKLEPRQFRHKTKMYTCDIAILILTK, encoded by the coding sequence ATGAAGTGGGACTACTATCGCTTTCTTTCCAGACTGGGGCCTGTCGCCCTGAGCCAAGGGATGCCCTACGCGCGTTGCGTCGAGTATCCCGAGGTCGTAAGGCGCCTTCGCCTCGCTTCCGACGATAGGGTCCTCGACATCGGCAGCAGATACTCACCCTTCCCGGCATTGCTCGCAATGCGCCACGGTTGCTCCGTCACGGCTGTCGACCCGGAACCGAACTTCGAGAAGAAGCAGATGGCGATGATGCGGAAGGTGCCGCACGCCCTGAAGCTCGCCCATGAGGGGAAGCTCTCCTTTCATACCCGCGATGCCGGAGAGCTTCCGTTCCCGGATGGGCACTTCACGAAGATCGCGGCGATCAGCGTGTTGGAGCACATCGTCGACGAAGGCCCCGTCATGCGAGAGCTAGCTCGCCTGCTCGCGAAGAACGGTCTGCTCGCGATCTCCGTCCCCTATGACCCCTACCGGGACGAACCCAAGTACTACCGCCGGAAGGTCTATGTGACGGGCCAGCATGAGTCTGAGGAGTTCTACCAGCGCTACTACAACGACGACAACCTGCGGAGTCGGCTTGTGGAGCCGAGCGGTCTCCGATTGCTCAGCACGGACTACTTCGGAGAACCGGGATTCAATGCGCACAATCTGCTCTATGGGAATCAGCGAATCCCGTGGTATGTCCGGCGCGTCCTCTTCCAGCCCCTCGCCCCTTTCCTCGCGCCTCTGCTGATCAGGAAGCTCGAGCCGCGGCAGTTCAGGCACAAGACCAAGATGTACACCTGCGACATCGCGATCCTGATTCTGACCAAGTGA
- a CDS encoding response regulator — protein sequence MSANPPDGVRGGRRLAKPSLPKRVAPCLLECVQAGHARPEGKSGYRVLTAGSGLEALNLCNAASPGIVVLDLRMPGLGGLDTAREISRLYPEIPVIIHTASEGLLRFDLNRIPARAFVAKSENLEGLRAAIAQVLLQRDRRQSRPA from the coding sequence CTGAGCGCAAACCCGCCCGATGGTGTCCGCGGAGGGAGACGCTTGGCCAAGCCATCGCTTCCAAAACGAGTAGCGCCTTGTCTGCTCGAGTGCGTGCAGGCTGGCCATGCGCGCCCAGAAGGCAAGAGCGGCTACCGCGTTCTGACGGCCGGCAGCGGCCTCGAGGCCCTGAACCTCTGCAACGCCGCATCGCCGGGCATCGTAGTCCTGGACCTCCGCATGCCAGGGCTCGGTGGCCTGGACACGGCCAGGGAGATCTCGAGGCTCTACCCCGAGATCCCCGTGATCATCCACACCGCCAGCGAAGGGCTCCTGCGGTTCGACCTGAACCGCATACCGGCTCGTGCCTTCGTGGCGAAGTCGGAGAATCTCGAGGGGCTGAGAGCTGCGATCGCCCAGGTGCTGCTGCAGCGCGATCGTCGCCAGAGTCGGCCCGCATGA
- a CDS encoding transposase, with the protein MASLHALEQTRRYSFWKRWLGQASPSADTIGRVCAQLELPGLREVLYGLYSRFRRNKVLARSHGESISLIIDGHESSASYRRHCPGCLQRKITIGGQEHVQYYHRSVMAQLQVGEVSFLLDMEPQLPHEDEVAAALRLFLRVAARLPRAFDIVLVDGLYARAEFFRTAIERGKDVVAVLKDDRRDLLQDALSLFAAIPPIREQEGSTERLMWDLDGFTSWEAMKRPVRVVRSLETTTWHAQANGCLQTRVADWVWVTTLSPSRVATPRLVALAHRRWAIENEGFNELVEHWHADHLFHHHPKAVQVFWLMVMMAHNLFHAFVSRQIKPALRVRHTCLHWASLIAADLHHCAPVEPWPLPP; encoded by the coding sequence ATGGCCAGCCTGCACGCACTCGAGCAGACAAGGCGCTACTCGTTTTGGAAGCGATGGCTTGGCCAAGCGTCTCCCTCCGCGGACACCATCGGGCGGGTTTGCGCTCAGCTAGAGTTGCCCGGGCTGCGAGAGGTCCTCTATGGCCTCTATTCTCGTTTCCGGCGCAACAAGGTTCTGGCCCGATCCCACGGGGAGTCGATCTCGCTGATTATCGACGGGCACGAGTCCTCCGCCAGCTACCGGCGGCACTGTCCCGGCTGCTTGCAGCGCAAGATCACGATCGGGGGGCAGGAGCACGTTCAGTACTACCATCGTTCGGTCATGGCGCAGCTGCAGGTCGGCGAGGTGAGCTTCCTACTCGACATGGAACCCCAGCTGCCTCATGAGGATGAGGTTGCTGCTGCGCTGCGCCTGTTCCTGCGAGTGGCCGCCCGCCTTCCTCGCGCCTTCGACATCGTGCTGGTAGATGGCCTCTATGCGCGCGCCGAGTTCTTCCGGACCGCGATCGAGCGGGGCAAGGATGTGGTCGCTGTTCTGAAAGACGATCGACGGGATCTTCTCCAAGACGCCTTGTCTCTGTTCGCCGCGATCCCACCGATCCGAGAGCAGGAGGGCTCCACCGAGCGACTCATGTGGGATCTGGATGGCTTTACCTCGTGGGAGGCAATGAAGCGCCCGGTGCGTGTCGTTCGTAGCCTGGAGACAACAACCTGGCACGCACAGGCCAACGGATGCCTCCAAACCCGGGTAGCCGACTGGGTCTGGGTCACTACCCTGTCCCCGTCACGGGTCGCCACCCCTCGGCTTGTAGCTCTCGCGCATCGCCGCTGGGCCATCGAGAACGAGGGCTTCAACGAGCTCGTCGAGCACTGGCACGCTGATCACCTGTTCCATCACCACCCTAAGGCGGTTCAGGTCTTCTGGCTCATGGTCATGATGGCTCATAACCTCTTCCACGCCTTCGTCAGCAGGCAGATCAAACCCGCATTGCGAGTCCGGCACACGTGTCTGCATTGGGCAAGCCTCATCGCTGCGGATCTGCACCACTGCGCTCCTGTTGAGCCTTGGCCCCTGCCACCGTGA